The following nucleotide sequence is from Erythrobacter aurantius.
AACTCGGGTGAGCGGCAGGAACGCACCGAATGGCACACCGTCGCGATCTTCAACGAAGGTCTGGCAGGCGTCGCCGAACGCTATCTGAAGAAAGGCAGCAAGGTCTATATCGAAGGCCAGTTGCAAACCCGCAAATGGCAGGACCAGAACGGCAATGACCGGTATTCGACCGAAGTCGTTTTGCGCGGCCCCAACTCCGTGATGACCATGCTCGACAGCGCCGGAGGCGGCGGTGGCGGCATGGGTGGCGGCGGCGGCCGTTCGGGTGGTGGCTATAGCGGTGGCGGCGCTGGCGGCGCTGGCGGCGGTTCAGGCGGTGGCTGGAATCAGGGCGGCGGAAGCGGCAGCTCGGGCGGCGGCTACGACGATCTTGACGACGATATCCCGTTTTGATCCGGGTGAGCGTTCGCGGCGCCATGGCTGACGCGCTTGTGTGCTGATATGCTTCGACAATGTTGAATGACTTGCTGAAGTCGCTCCCGTATCTCGTCCATACCAATCGGGAACTCGGCCTAATGCTGGCCGGCAAGAAGCCATTGGCGGTCTTCGTCGATGGCCGGGATCGCTTTCCCGAAGCCGTCAGCCGTTACCTGAGGCTTTTCGACCGCCACGTTGCAGCTGGCACGATCACTCGGTTTGATCACTTTTCAACGGCTTCTTGGGGTGAATGCCATCATATTTTCTTCGCGTTGCCCGGCGAGGAATGGCGTTTTCAGGCCATGCTGGATCTTGTTCTCTCTGATGAGCCGTGGACGAGCGCCCAAGAGCGGCGTCAAGGCGAGCTGTTGGGATACGATGACTGGATGAATGACTATTGGCTGACGTCAGTTTATCAGAGGTAGACGGTCAGACGCCACTCACTATTGGTCGCTGGAAACACGCCTGAGGGGAAATTGGCCCCCGACCTTGAGCCTCAATCCGTCTTCAGACCTTTGAGCATCGCAGCCAACGGCCCTTCCTGCTCGCCTTCCTGCACGATCCCGGCGGCCTTGCGCGCGGCGTCCGCGTTCGGCCCTTCTGCATAGGGGTCTATGGAGAGGCCCAGCGATTGCGCCACCGCCTCGCCCAGATCGAACATGTCGCCCGAATATTCGATCTCGTCGCAATCATCGGCTTCGAGCTCGATTTCGATTTCCTCGTCATCCGAAGCGGTAACGCCCGTCTCCTCGACGAAACGCAGGTCGATCGGCTCTTCGATATTGGCCGGGAAATCCTCGCCCGAAATCGCGCAGGCCTGCCGGATCGCGGCTTTGAGCGTCCCGGTCGCCCGGATCGCCTTTCCGCGCTGTTCAAGGTCGATCTCCGCTCGCAGCGAATCAATGCCGGGTAGGCCGAACCTGCGGGCCAGCGCCGCGCGCTCGCCCGCATCGGCTTCGACCACCACGGTATCCCCGGGCAGCCCTTTGACCTTGATCGGGCGCGTTAGTTCGGAAGTGGGCTGGGCCGTGGTCACCAGATGCCGCTCGCTTTCAGGATTCGCTGATCGTCGAACGTCGCCAGCCGCTGCGAAAGCGCCATCAGCTTGTCGGCGACGCATCCGGCGGAAATCGCTTCGTCGGCACCATCGGAAAAGGTGACGTTGCGCGTGACTGCGGCCACCAGTCTTTCCCTGTCGCCTTCAACCAGCGCGCTGCGATAGGCACCCAGCCTTCCCCCGAGCACGCTCATCAGCTTGCCAATGCGTTTGCCAACCACCACGTCATTGACGCCGAATTCGCGCAGTTGGCCGTCCATATCCTCGACGAACAGTTCCGCCAGCAGGGCGCTTTCGGCGCGCATTTCCGAGCCTTCGACCCGCACCATCATCACGCACAGTACCGCGGTGATCAGGTCGAAACGCCCGCCCACCGTGTCGGAAACATTGCAATCGCTATAGAACGACGGCTCACGCGCGAGCTCCACCACCCGGTGCCACAAGGGGCGCACCGCCTCGCGCGGGTCGGGGCCTGTGCCGAGCAATTTGGAAAGGAAGGACATCAGTGGTTCTCTTTTCAAGCAATTGTGGAGCGAATGGCTGGGCGGTGGCAAGCCCTTATCCAATGCCAGTGAAACCGCCGGACAAGCGGATGTATCCCGGTCGGGCCTTGGATATTCAGCGGCAATTAACCGGCCTGACCCCAGCTGGATCGCTCAGCGACGTTGCAAGGCATGACGCTTCGCCTTAAGGCCTTGCGCAGATCGGATATAGGCCGCGCCGCTGGTGCGGCAAGATATTGCAAGACGGGAATTGACTGGCACATGCGTTTGAACCTTTCGGCAAACAACAGCCTCCTGCAAAACCGGATCGTCAGGGCGGCACTGCTGGGTACTGCGGTGCTGGCATTGGGCGCGTGTTCGTCGATCCGCGAATCGCGCGGATTCATCAACGATCCGATCCTGACCCGTTCGGTCCAGCCCGGGATCGACAATCTGCAATCGGTTGAAGGGACACTTGGCCGCCCGACCTTCTCAAGCCAGTATGGCGAGCCGGTGTGGTATTACATTTCCAGTGAAACCGGCCGACGCCCCTTCGTGCGTCCGCGCATCCAGCGCCATTCGGTGCTTGCGGTGCGGTTTGACGGGCAGGGCAATGTCGCCTCGGTCGATCGCACCGGCATTGACGAGGTCGTCTACCTGCGGCCCGATGCAGACAAGACCCCGGTTCTGGGACGTGAGCGCGGCTTCCTCGAAGACCTGTTCGGAAACATCGGCCAAGTCGGCGGTGTCGGCCCTGCGGGCGCCGGCGGCCCTTAAGTCGTAAGCCCGTTTGTCTTGACCCGCGCGGCGCAAGGCCCATATCGCGGGGCATGACAGACACGCATTCCAGCCATGGCCTGGTCCAGTGGCACGGTACCACCATCATCGGTGTGAAGCGCGGTGACAAAACCGTGATCGCCGGTGAT
It contains:
- a CDS encoding outer membrane protein assembly factor BamE, which codes for MRLNLSANNSLLQNRIVRAALLGTAVLALGACSSIRESRGFINDPILTRSVQPGIDNLQSVEGTLGRPTFSSQYGEPVWYYISSETGRRPFVRPRIQRHSVLAVRFDGQGNVASVDRTGIDEVVYLRPDADKTPVLGRERGFLEDLFGNIGQVGGVGPAGAGGP
- a CDS encoding YceD family protein, with the translated sequence MTTAQPTSELTRPIKVKGLPGDTVVVEADAGERAALARRFGLPGIDSLRAEIDLEQRGKAIRATGTLKAAIRQACAISGEDFPANIEEPIDLRFVEETGVTASDDEEIEIELEADDCDEIEYSGDMFDLGEAVAQSLGLSIDPYAEGPNADAARKAAGIVQEGEQEGPLAAMLKGLKTD
- a CDS encoding ubiquinol-cytochrome C chaperone family protein — protein: MSFLSKLLGTGPDPREAVRPLWHRVVELAREPSFYSDCNVSDTVGGRFDLITAVLCVMMVRVEGSEMRAESALLAELFVEDMDGQLREFGVNDVVVGKRIGKLMSVLGGRLGAYRSALVEGDRERLVAAVTRNVTFSDGADEAISAGCVADKLMALSQRLATFDDQRILKASGIW
- the ssb gene encoding single-stranded DNA-binding protein, which gives rise to MAGSLNKVMLIGNLGADPEVRTFQNGGKVCNLRVATTETWKDRNSGERQERTEWHTVAIFNEGLAGVAERYLKKGSKVYIEGQLQTRKWQDQNGNDRYSTEVVLRGPNSVMTMLDSAGGGGGGMGGGGGRSGGGYSGGGAGGAGGGSGGGWNQGGGSGSSGGGYDDLDDDIPF